One Fuerstiella marisgermanici DNA window includes the following coding sequences:
- the tpx gene encoding thiol peroxidase, whose translation MSEVRSGAVTLKGNPVDLAGAALTVGSAAPDFSLQDNGLAEVTLASSAGKTRVIATVPSLDTATCHEETRKFNVAAGELSDVEVLVVSMDLPFGQKRWCGAEGVENVKTLSAHRCSKFGEDYGVLIKGGPLDRCLARAVFVVGGDGNLKHVEYVSEIAEHPNYDAALAAAKS comes from the coding sequence ATGTCTGAAGTACGAAGTGGAGCGGTTACGCTCAAAGGTAACCCCGTTGATCTGGCCGGTGCCGCCCTCACTGTCGGCAGTGCCGCTCCTGATTTTTCACTGCAGGATAACGGGCTGGCAGAAGTCACTTTGGCCAGCAGCGCCGGAAAAACTCGAGTGATCGCCACCGTGCCATCGCTGGACACCGCCACCTGCCACGAAGAAACTCGCAAGTTCAACGTCGCCGCCGGCGAACTAAGCGACGTGGAAGTGCTGGTTGTCAGTATGGACCTGCCATTCGGCCAAAAGCGTTGGTGTGGTGCGGAAGGTGTCGAAAACGTCAAAACGCTTAGCGCTCATCGCTGCTCGAAGTTCGGCGAAGATTACGGAGTGCTCATCAAAGGCGGCCCACTCGACCGCTGCCTCGCTCGCGCCGTATTCGTTGTCGGTGGCGACGGAAATCTGAAGCACGTCGAATACGTTTCAGAAATCGCTGAGCATCCCAACTACGACGCTGCACTGGCTGCTGCGAAGTCGTAA
- a CDS encoding Fur family transcriptional regulator has translation MVGKLVPKQVAVTPVEKFREFLVTRGMRLTHERDTIVREIFSDHDHFDCEDIASRLDKPQDGNRVSRATVYRTVTQLEEAGLIRKVARANDREVYEHDYGYPQHDHFICQKCDKLIEFRNEDISAILDKVSLEMGFRMTGHRLEAHGICSECAKPPSRRHRKLDMI, from the coding sequence ATGGTGGGCAAGCTCGTTCCCAAACAAGTTGCGGTAACTCCCGTCGAAAAGTTCAGAGAATTTCTGGTCACACGCGGCATGCGTCTGACTCATGAACGCGACACAATCGTGCGCGAAATTTTTTCAGACCATGATCATTTCGACTGCGAAGACATCGCGTCACGCCTGGACAAACCGCAGGACGGTAACCGAGTGAGTCGGGCCACCGTTTACAGAACGGTCACGCAGCTCGAAGAAGCCGGCCTCATTCGCAAGGTCGCTCGCGCGAATGATCGGGAAGTCTACGAGCATGACTACGGCTACCCTCAACACGATCACTTCATCTGCCAGAAGTGCGATAAACTGATCGAGTTTCGCAATGAGGACATTTCGGCGATTCTGGATAAAGTATCCCTGGAAATGGGCTTTCGCATGACGGGACACCGCCTGGAAGCTCACGGCATCTGTTCTGAATGCGCCAAGCCTCCGTCGCGAAGGCATCGCAAGCTGGACATGATCTAA
- a CDS encoding protein kinase domain-containing protein, giving the protein MSCHPDHIPAYLDDLLSPQDEVALEQHLNVCDECRQRLADSAGSSDDWSSVATALRPDAFDEDVEPVNAAPAWPLALLGPTDDPRMLGRIGPFEVSGCVGVGGMGVVFKARDPALDRFVAVKVLSPNLAASENARIRFAREAKAAAAVVHDNVIAVYQVAEYQSLPYLVMPYLPGPSLEERLKRFGALAPLEALRVARQVAAGLQAAHAQGLIHRDIKPANILLSGDTERAVITDFGLARAVDDATLTRSGSLAGTPQFMAPEQARGEPTDSRSDLFSLGALLFAMLTGRPPVAELSGTETVRKVGHLPPPKLASLLDDVPGWLSQLVESLHAFDAAKRLPNAAAAEKRLTAAMPKASGTPLRRRDGTAASESKAAGTANMKRASVWAAGVAVALLSVWAVRLWWPPMEVGPPKDAVPVLQAVLSPPELDQLKRKHQHAAPVADGSMIIESTPVVETPVQSERQNVSPQVTDVDGRELDGLLQLIESDLERLENR; this is encoded by the coding sequence ATGTCCTGCCACCCCGACCATATTCCAGCATACCTCGACGACCTGCTGTCTCCACAGGACGAAGTCGCGTTGGAACAGCACCTGAACGTGTGCGACGAATGCCGGCAGCGGTTGGCGGATTCGGCAGGTTCCAGCGATGACTGGTCGTCAGTCGCGACGGCTTTAAGACCCGATGCATTCGACGAAGATGTTGAGCCAGTGAATGCCGCTCCAGCCTGGCCACTGGCGTTGCTGGGACCGACCGATGATCCTCGCATGCTGGGACGCATCGGCCCGTTCGAAGTCAGCGGCTGCGTCGGCGTCGGGGGCATGGGAGTTGTCTTCAAAGCTCGCGACCCGGCTCTGGACCGCTTCGTGGCGGTGAAAGTTCTGTCGCCCAACCTTGCCGCATCCGAAAATGCCAGAATCCGTTTTGCTCGCGAAGCCAAAGCGGCGGCGGCAGTCGTGCATGACAACGTGATCGCCGTGTATCAGGTGGCCGAATATCAGAGTCTGCCGTATCTGGTGATGCCGTACTTGCCTGGTCCGTCACTGGAAGAACGCCTAAAACGTTTCGGGGCATTGGCGCCTCTGGAAGCGTTGCGCGTGGCCCGACAGGTAGCGGCCGGATTGCAGGCGGCACATGCGCAGGGACTGATTCATCGCGACATCAAGCCTGCCAACATTCTGCTTTCGGGCGACACAGAACGAGCCGTCATCACCGACTTCGGATTGGCTCGCGCTGTCGACGATGCCACGCTGACGCGTTCCGGATCTCTCGCCGGCACGCCTCAGTTTATGGCACCGGAACAGGCCCGCGGCGAACCCACCGATTCGCGGAGCGATTTGTTTAGCCTGGGAGCTCTGTTGTTCGCGATGTTGACCGGCCGACCTCCGGTGGCGGAATTATCGGGGACAGAAACGGTTCGCAAAGTCGGCCACTTACCACCACCGAAGCTGGCGTCGCTACTGGACGACGTGCCTGGTTGGCTGAGTCAACTGGTGGAATCGCTGCACGCCTTCGACGCAGCCAAACGACTTCCCAACGCTGCGGCGGCAGAGAAACGACTCACGGCCGCAATGCCAAAAGCGAGCGGGACACCTCTGCGACGTCGAGACGGCACAGCGGCAAGCGAAAGCAAAGCTGCAGGCACGGCAAACATGAAACGAGCATCGGTGTGGGCGGCAGGCGTCGCAGTCGCGCTGCTGTCGGTTTGGGCCGTGCGACTTTGGTGGCCGCCGATGGAAGTCGGCCCCCCAAAGGATGCGGTGCCAGTGTTGCAAGCCGTTTTGAGTCCCCCCGAATTGGATCAACTCAAGCGAAAACACCAACACGCTGCACCTGTGGCAGACGGTTCGATGATCATCGAGTCCACACCGGTGGTCGAAACTCCTGTGCAATCAGAACGGCAGAACGTCTCACCTCAGGTGACGGACGTGGACGGCCGCGAACTGGATGGGCTCCTGCAGTTGATTGAATCAGACCTTGAACGACTGGAAAACCGATGA
- a CDS encoding VOC family protein, whose protein sequence is MKIEHTAFNVEEPVLMARWYVEHLGLQIRRRTTDAPYAHFLADDSGTVMIEIYGNRDAPLPDYRNMNPAELHLAFVSTDVAADTARLVKAGATIVADIHQLGDDTFAMLRDPWGLPLQLVKRATPMIG, encoded by the coding sequence ATGAAAATCGAACACACGGCCTTCAACGTCGAAGAACCTGTCCTGATGGCTCGCTGGTATGTCGAACATCTGGGGCTGCAAATCCGCCGTCGCACAACAGACGCTCCGTATGCCCATTTTTTGGCCGACGATAGCGGTACCGTCATGATTGAAATCTACGGCAACCGCGATGCGCCTTTACCGGATTACCGCAATATGAATCCGGCCGAATTGCACCTCGCATTCGTATCCACGGATGTCGCTGCCGATACCGCTCGCCTGGTCAAAGCCGGTGCAACGATCGTCGCTGACATTCATCAACTGGGCGATGATACATTTGCCATGCTGCGCGACCCGTGGGGACTTCCGCTGCAACTTGTGAAACGAGCGACGCCGATGATCGGCTGA
- the glnD gene encoding [protein-PII] uridylyltransferase produces MSDTSTVELDCSNIQARREFLKKLRTEVAARHAAGEAGIDICNWYSDQLDELLRLMMGVHLTSSGIVEGAQFSVICVGGNGRRRPAPYSDIDLLLVASARMASSFEPILSAFVRDCWDTGFQLGHSIRTPNDVVQFAKQDVPFATSLVDMRYLMGDRTLFDSVYELVQKKVFRDPVDRFVDACVAARREDWLARGNSVNQLEPDIKRSPGGLRDLHLLRWVAFAQFGDSDPSTLLEHSAIRTQELAALSQADEFLTSLRLDLHCRAGLKQDVLTRDLQLEIVRSRGETNSDKRKAVEIFMQEYFLRTSQVAEIARRVTETEQRPTLFGRLKNVIVSARVPDGLTILDGVLSASDEFAAQMKKTPDTVMDVFEAAAEQQVVLSADLRRIIGKLASRLPAEPSRKSCSQFRTILRSASGLPLTLRAMFETNVLDWLIPAIGEIRCLMQFNHYHSFTVDEHTLKTIDEVVKFVDDDSALGTAYNSVRHKATLHTALILHDIGKGRDGDHSLIGEQIAEDVALRLQTPENKKRMMMFLVRYHLTMPDLAFRRDVTDQALLVDFARLVGAPELLRMLYVLSAADIKAVGPDVWTDWKGELLADLYNRTMLILSGRPINHLERERLQLVREHVRSSIVPVRAPDTDSVVTDIIVEEKEAFPEWIDRQLDALPPFYLMTESPDRIARDLDVIQQLGRDEVKIEGAYDPEMDTVTFRIFAGGDHEANSFHRVAGVLSGLRMDIHSVQTCTTAGSTLIASFLVSDNDFIGKVAEHRIKEVCDTLSDVLTGRTTVDHVFRRSGLFRLTRKVHALAPVDPRVSVDNDCSEHYTVIDVFAQDSPGLLYTLALTLHQHGLSVELARIATNVDQVVDVFYVADQNGCKLESEEKIEELKAAMMQELWDLRRDWESG; encoded by the coding sequence GTGAGCGACACATCGACCGTAGAACTTGACTGTTCCAACATTCAGGCACGACGTGAATTTTTAAAGAAGCTGCGAACCGAAGTCGCCGCTCGACACGCTGCCGGCGAGGCTGGAATTGATATCTGCAATTGGTACTCGGACCAGTTGGACGAACTGCTGCGTTTGATGATGGGCGTTCATCTGACGTCTTCGGGTATCGTAGAAGGCGCGCAGTTTTCCGTTATCTGCGTGGGCGGCAACGGTCGGCGACGACCGGCTCCGTATTCGGACATCGATCTGCTGCTGGTTGCGTCGGCTCGCATGGCCTCGTCATTCGAACCGATTCTGTCAGCGTTTGTGCGAGACTGCTGGGACACCGGCTTTCAGCTCGGTCACAGCATCAGAACTCCCAATGATGTCGTTCAGTTCGCGAAACAGGATGTGCCGTTCGCAACTTCGCTGGTCGATATGCGTTACCTGATGGGCGACCGGACCCTGTTCGATTCTGTGTATGAGCTGGTTCAGAAAAAGGTCTTTCGCGACCCGGTCGATCGTTTTGTCGACGCCTGCGTGGCTGCTCGACGAGAAGACTGGCTGGCTCGCGGCAATTCCGTCAATCAGCTTGAACCGGACATCAAACGCTCACCCGGTGGGCTACGTGATCTGCATTTGCTTCGCTGGGTCGCGTTCGCTCAATTCGGTGATTCCGATCCATCGACACTGCTGGAACATTCTGCCATCCGAACTCAGGAACTGGCGGCCCTAAGTCAGGCCGACGAGTTTCTGACGTCGCTGCGGCTGGATCTGCATTGTCGCGCCGGATTGAAACAGGATGTCCTGACTCGTGACCTCCAACTGGAGATCGTCCGCAGTCGCGGTGAAACGAATTCCGACAAACGCAAAGCGGTCGAAATTTTCATGCAGGAATATTTCCTGCGGACGTCACAAGTTGCTGAGATCGCTCGCCGAGTGACCGAGACCGAGCAGCGTCCGACTCTGTTTGGGCGGCTGAAAAACGTAATCGTGTCGGCGCGAGTTCCGGACGGGCTGACGATTCTTGACGGCGTGTTAAGTGCTTCTGATGAATTCGCCGCACAGATGAAAAAGACGCCGGACACTGTGATGGATGTCTTCGAAGCGGCCGCGGAACAGCAAGTGGTTCTGTCGGCTGACCTGCGACGAATCATCGGCAAACTGGCCAGTCGTCTACCGGCTGAACCGTCGAGAAAATCCTGCAGTCAGTTTCGAACGATTCTTAGATCTGCCAGTGGCCTGCCGCTCACGTTGCGAGCCATGTTCGAAACCAATGTGCTGGACTGGTTGATCCCGGCCATCGGTGAGATCCGTTGTCTGATGCAGTTCAACCACTACCACAGCTTCACGGTTGACGAACATACGCTAAAGACCATTGATGAGGTCGTCAAATTTGTCGACGACGATTCCGCTTTGGGGACGGCCTACAACAGCGTGCGGCACAAAGCGACATTGCACACGGCGTTGATCCTGCACGATATCGGCAAAGGCCGTGACGGAGATCACAGCCTCATCGGTGAACAGATTGCAGAAGACGTCGCCCTGCGATTGCAGACACCGGAAAACAAAAAGCGGATGATGATGTTTCTCGTCCGCTATCATCTGACCATGCCGGATCTCGCGTTTCGCCGCGACGTCACCGACCAGGCTCTGCTAGTCGATTTCGCTCGACTGGTCGGCGCCCCGGAACTGCTGCGAATGCTGTACGTGTTGAGTGCTGCCGACATCAAGGCCGTGGGCCCCGATGTCTGGACGGACTGGAAGGGCGAATTGCTGGCTGATCTGTACAACCGCACGATGCTGATCTTAAGCGGTCGCCCCATCAATCACCTGGAACGCGAACGCCTGCAGCTGGTCCGCGAACACGTTCGGTCTTCGATCGTGCCTGTCCGTGCTCCGGATACCGACAGCGTTGTCACAGACATCATCGTCGAAGAAAAAGAAGCGTTTCCCGAATGGATTGACCGTCAGCTGGACGCTCTGCCACCGTTTTACCTGATGACGGAATCCCCCGATCGCATTGCTCGCGACTTGGACGTCATTCAGCAGCTGGGCCGGGACGAAGTGAAGATCGAAGGTGCGTACGATCCGGAAATGGACACCGTGACCTTTCGCATTTTCGCGGGTGGAGATCACGAAGCCAACAGCTTTCATCGCGTGGCAGGCGTGCTTTCGGGCCTGAGGATGGACATCCATTCTGTGCAAACCTGCACCACTGCGGGCTCAACTTTAATCGCGTCGTTTCTGGTTAGCGATAACGACTTTATCGGCAAGGTAGCAGAACATCGCATCAAAGAAGTGTGCGACACGTTGTCGGATGTACTGACCGGACGCACGACGGTGGACCACGTGTTCCGGCGCAGTGGCCTGTTTCGCCTGACTCGCAAAGTGCACGCGCTGGCTCCTGTCGACCCGCGTGTGTCCGTCGACAACGACTGTTCAGAACACTACACGGTCATCGATGTGTTCGCTCAGGACAGCCCCGGCCTTCTGTATACGCTGGCACTGACACTTCACCAACACGGCCTGTCAGTCGAACTGGCACGCATCGCCACGAATGTTGACCAGGTGGTCGACGTGTTCTACGTGGCTGATCAAAACGGCTGCAAACTGGAATCAGAAGAGAAAATCGAAGAACTAAAAGCGGCGATGATGCAGGAGTTATGGGACCTGCGACGAGACTGGGAGAGCGGTTAA
- a CDS encoding RNA polymerase sigma factor, whose product MSLWPLTSASLLLQLRDGDDQKVWEEFLKLYRPAVFRFARRMGLQDADADDATQRVLQSVADTFHRRPPDLQRGRFRSWMAQVTRNAALKLIERDHRQRGSGKSEVLNLLQEVPTDDVTAEQTWQHEERLMLYRSAAAEVRANCTSTVWAAFEETTVHGRAVETVANELGVSVGVVYASRSRVLKRIRKAVHESGFT is encoded by the coding sequence ATGTCCCTCTGGCCCCTCACTTCCGCAAGTCTGTTGTTGCAGTTGCGTGATGGTGATGACCAGAAAGTCTGGGAAGAATTTCTAAAACTGTACCGACCGGCCGTGTTCCGATTCGCTCGCCGCATGGGCCTGCAGGATGCCGATGCGGACGATGCGACTCAGCGAGTTCTGCAATCGGTGGCCGACACGTTCCATCGCCGTCCGCCGGATTTGCAGCGGGGACGGTTTCGCAGTTGGATGGCTCAAGTCACACGCAACGCCGCACTCAAGCTGATTGAACGAGACCACCGCCAACGTGGGTCGGGCAAATCTGAGGTCCTGAATCTTCTGCAGGAAGTGCCAACAGACGACGTCACGGCAGAACAAACGTGGCAACACGAAGAACGCCTGATGCTTTATCGATCCGCTGCGGCAGAAGTACGAGCCAACTGCACGTCGACTGTATGGGCAGCCTTCGAAGAAACCACCGTTCATGGCCGTGCTGTTGAGACGGTGGCGAATGAATTGGGCGTTTCGGTGGGAGTTGTCTATGCGTCTCGAAGTCGTGTGTTGAAACGAATTCGCAAGGCGGTCCACGAATCAGGATTCACGTGA
- a CDS encoding 3-oxoacyl-ACP synthase III family protein: MPSHNSVAPETALDVAMEAAAITNSRVTNKKPSDGQRLLFRRSDRTNKLMHIGIRSIGSCVPDRIVDNSELETAYGFEPGWIERRTGIKQRRYAADDEGTSDLAVRAARKAIEKADVDPADIDLLLIGTFTPDYTCPSTACLVQQKLGLDAPAVDLQAACSGFMYALATGAQFVATGNSKLALVIGADINSRIVEPSDKGTAPLFGDGAGAVLLEAGSADQGLVCYQLGADGAGGGMLDRPVGGTSRPITAESVAAGQHFLKMDGRNVFKWAIQAVTDSIETVMRKADVCVDDVKLFVLHQANIRIIDHAMKVLNIPPEKVFNNLDRVGNTSAASIPLALDEAVEQGNINPGDLVLMCGFGAGLTWGTGLFRW, encoded by the coding sequence ATGCCTTCCCACAACTCCGTCGCCCCTGAAACCGCTCTTGATGTTGCGATGGAGGCTGCTGCCATTACAAATTCTCGCGTGACGAACAAGAAGCCATCCGACGGCCAACGCCTACTGTTTCGCCGGTCTGACCGGACGAATAAATTGATGCATATCGGGATTCGCTCGATCGGTTCCTGCGTTCCGGACCGCATCGTCGACAATTCCGAACTGGAAACAGCCTACGGCTTCGAACCTGGCTGGATCGAACGGCGAACCGGGATCAAACAGCGTCGCTATGCGGCCGACGATGAAGGCACCAGCGACCTGGCTGTGCGAGCGGCTCGCAAAGCCATTGAGAAAGCCGACGTCGATCCGGCTGACATTGACCTTCTGCTGATTGGGACGTTTACGCCCGATTACACCTGTCCGTCCACCGCGTGCCTTGTGCAGCAGAAGCTGGGCCTGGACGCACCGGCCGTGGACCTGCAGGCGGCGTGTTCCGGCTTTATGTACGCACTTGCCACGGGGGCTCAGTTTGTCGCCACCGGAAATTCCAAGCTGGCTCTGGTGATCGGTGCGGACATCAATAGCCGAATCGTAGAACCCTCCGACAAAGGCACCGCACCGTTGTTTGGCGACGGTGCTGGCGCTGTGTTGCTGGAGGCCGGTTCGGCCGACCAGGGATTAGTCTGTTATCAACTGGGAGCCGACGGTGCCGGAGGCGGCATGTTGGATCGCCCGGTTGGCGGGACCAGTCGTCCAATCACGGCTGAATCCGTCGCGGCGGGGCAGCACTTTCTGAAGATGGACGGTCGCAACGTGTTTAAGTGGGCCATTCAGGCAGTGACGGATTCCATAGAAACGGTGATGCGGAAAGCGGATGTTTGCGTCGACGACGTCAAGCTGTTCGTGCTGCACCAGGCGAATATCCGCATCATCGATCACGCGATGAAGGTGTTGAACATTCCTCCCGAAAAGGTGTTCAACAATCTGGATCGCGTCGGCAACACGTCTGCAGCGTCCATCCCGCTGGCATTGGACGAAGCTGTCGAACAAGGCAACATCAACCCCGGCGATCTTGTCCTGATGTGCGGCTTCGGCGCAGGACTCACATGGGGCACCGGCCTCTTCCGCTGGTAA
- a CDS encoding purine-nucleoside phosphorylase — MPTSLSDCKPAARELQRIAQAGGLNPQFHTAVILGSGLGSPGEIAMADGGIAVNYADLPHLPTSNVAGHAGRVVIGSGHLSGVLLFQGRVHSYEGHSLEKVTFVARMLAQLSVQRLIVTNAAGGIAAAFRPGDLMLIDGHWSFANVQLRHGDARGRSCGRLWSPQLIERAKSINTPLTLHCGVYAMMSGPCYETPAEVRMLQTLGVDAVGMSTVPESIVAAERGIDVLGVSCITNVASGLSDAPLDHSEVAHVAGSIDDAFTAWLFELLRLLK, encoded by the coding sequence ATGCCGACGTCTTTGTCAGACTGCAAGCCCGCCGCGCGCGAACTGCAACGCATCGCGCAGGCCGGTGGCTTGAATCCTCAGTTTCACACGGCCGTCATTCTGGGCTCCGGCCTTGGCAGCCCCGGCGAAATTGCAATGGCCGACGGCGGTATCGCTGTCAACTACGCCGACCTGCCTCACCTGCCCACCTCCAATGTGGCCGGACATGCCGGTCGAGTCGTCATCGGCAGCGGCCACCTTTCAGGCGTGTTGCTTTTTCAGGGGCGAGTGCATTCCTACGAAGGTCATTCGCTGGAAAAAGTCACTTTCGTAGCGCGCATGCTGGCCCAGCTTTCTGTCCAGCGACTTATCGTCACAAATGCCGCCGGAGGAATTGCTGCGGCATTCCGACCGGGTGACCTGATGCTCATTGATGGCCACTGGTCCTTTGCCAACGTGCAACTCAGGCACGGCGATGCGCGGGGACGTTCGTGCGGCCGCCTGTGGAGTCCTCAGCTAATTGAACGGGCAAAAAGCATCAATACACCGCTTACGTTGCATTGCGGCGTGTACGCGATGATGTCCGGTCCGTGTTACGAAACGCCGGCCGAAGTCCGCATGCTGCAAACGCTGGGCGTGGATGCGGTGGGGATGAGCACGGTTCCAGAATCGATTGTTGCCGCAGAACGAGGCATCGATGTTCTCGGCGTTTCCTGCATCACGAATGTGGCCAGTGGCCTTTCGGATGCTCCGCTGGATCACAGCGAAGTGGCTCACGTGGCGGGCAGTATCGACGATGCCTTCACGGCATGGCTGTTTGAACTGCTGCGTCTCCTGAAGTGA
- a CDS encoding threonine aldolase family protein, which translates to MIDLRSDTVTKPTLEMKRAMFDAEVGDDMTGDDPTVNRLEAMVADLLGKEAAVFACSGTQSNQMGVRVHCVPGDELLINSTGHIGIFETGAPAALSGVTVRQIDAPKGMLSVDDLADKPRHDDQHYCRTRLVCLENTTNIAGGFVYPLQQMQQVSDWAQSQNLKMHLDGARFFNACVAGNYSPADMAACFDTISICFSKGLGCPMGSILAGSADQIRLARRARKMFGGALRQAGIVAAAAIYALESHVDRLAEDHDNAKQMATLLAEVDGIHADADLTESNLVFFEVDAELGTAVQLAAALKQRGVQIGPMGGQKMRAATHLDVSQDDVVAAVAAIRDCIAAGFSEQQLVGSGPYSQ; encoded by the coding sequence ATGATCGATTTACGCAGCGATACAGTCACCAAACCGACGCTCGAAATGAAGCGAGCCATGTTTGACGCGGAAGTGGGTGACGACATGACAGGGGACGACCCAACTGTCAATCGGCTGGAAGCCATGGTCGCAGACCTGCTGGGCAAAGAAGCCGCAGTCTTCGCGTGCTCGGGCACTCAAAGCAATCAAATGGGTGTCCGAGTCCATTGCGTGCCCGGCGACGAACTGCTGATCAATTCGACAGGCCACATCGGCATCTTCGAAACCGGTGCGCCGGCGGCACTTAGCGGCGTCACGGTTCGGCAAATCGATGCGCCGAAAGGCATGCTGAGTGTCGACGATCTGGCTGACAAACCTCGACACGATGATCAGCATTATTGCCGCACACGGCTGGTCTGCCTTGAAAACACGACCAACATTGCGGGCGGTTTCGTGTACCCCCTTCAGCAGATGCAACAGGTATCAGACTGGGCTCAGTCGCAAAACCTAAAGATGCATCTGGATGGCGCGAGGTTCTTCAATGCATGTGTCGCAGGTAACTATTCACCGGCCGACATGGCCGCCTGCTTCGACACCATTTCAATCTGCTTCAGCAAGGGACTCGGCTGCCCGATGGGTTCCATTCTGGCTGGGTCAGCGGACCAGATCCGCCTGGCCCGCCGGGCTCGAAAAATGTTCGGTGGCGCTCTGCGACAGGCCGGAATCGTCGCGGCAGCAGCAATTTACGCTTTAGAAAGTCATGTGGACCGTCTTGCCGAAGATCACGATAATGCCAAACAGATGGCGACACTGCTGGCCGAAGTCGATGGCATTCATGCAGACGCCGATCTTACAGAATCGAATTTGGTGTTCTTCGAAGTAGACGCAGAATTGGGAACAGCCGTGCAATTGGCGGCCGCGTTAAAGCAGCGAGGCGTGCAAATTGGCCCGATGGGTGGCCAGAAAATGCGTGCGGCAACTCATTTGGATGTGTCTCAGGATGACGTTGTTGCAGCCGTCGCCGCGATCAGAGATTGCATCGCGGCAGGTTTTTCAGAACAGCAGTTGGTTGGCAGCGGACCGTATTCGCAATAG
- a CDS encoding prepilin peptidase encodes MNLIALAIIGGILGRLAAGWAAVLLWDMNSGGLLECSACHAKVSRFQRWVRLRPYRCKCGKASTIFWPLGSTFALAPTFALFGWLLLDVNCQAVHEVRPDSPLWASRLPFHLTLIFLLWVATLTDLLDYVVPDEVVYVGIFIGVVSAFATGELQMIHIWVNWDEALVTTSGPYLPDWMKNHQHLHGLAWSLAGLACGASLTWLVRTLSHWLLGQPALGFGDVTLMALIGSFIGWQPTLCVLAIAPLVGVVIGITVRLTTGRSFIAYGPYLAASALIVICSWRWLWADYWMLRDIFSHWPTIVGMIVGSLAALTIMLLGLQVFRRLPADRMRK; translated from the coding sequence ATGAATCTGATTGCCCTCGCGATCATTGGCGGAATTCTTGGACGGCTTGCGGCTGGCTGGGCAGCCGTGCTTTTGTGGGACATGAATTCCGGCGGGCTTTTAGAATGCAGCGCCTGCCATGCAAAGGTTTCTCGGTTTCAACGCTGGGTGCGTTTGCGGCCATATCGCTGCAAGTGCGGGAAAGCGAGTACGATCTTCTGGCCACTGGGCTCAACCTTCGCATTGGCGCCTACGTTCGCTTTGTTTGGATGGCTGCTGTTGGATGTGAATTGCCAGGCAGTTCATGAAGTACGCCCGGATTCGCCTTTGTGGGCCAGTCGGCTGCCATTTCATCTGACGCTTATTTTCCTGCTTTGGGTGGCCACGCTCACCGACCTGCTGGATTATGTTGTCCCCGACGAAGTCGTGTATGTCGGCATTTTCATTGGCGTCGTCAGCGCGTTTGCTACGGGTGAATTGCAGATGATTCACATTTGGGTGAACTGGGATGAGGCATTGGTGACGACCAGCGGACCATATTTGCCAGACTGGATGAAAAACCATCAGCACTTACACGGTCTTGCATGGAGTCTGGCCGGGCTGGCGTGCGGTGCGTCGCTGACGTGGCTGGTACGAACGCTGTCGCACTGGCTTCTTGGTCAACCGGCTCTGGGGTTTGGCGACGTCACGTTGATGGCGTTGATCGGTTCGTTTATCGGCTGGCAACCGACGCTGTGCGTGCTGGCAATTGCGCCGCTGGTGGGAGTCGTCATCGGAATCACAGTCCGCTTAACCACGGGGCGCAGCTTTATCGCTTATGGCCCGTACCTGGCTGCGTCAGCTTTGATCGTGATTTGCAGCTGGCGTTGGCTGTGGGCCGACTATTGGATGCTGCGAGACATCTTCAGTCACTGGCCAACGATCGTGGGCATGATTGTCGGGTCGCTTGCCGCATTAACAATCATGCTGCTTGGCCTGCAGGTTTTTCGCAGGCTGCCGGCCGACAGGATGCGGAAGTAG